CCAGGGGTCGTCTTTGTATCTTGTAAGAACATTGTGGAACTACAGATTATGCACGCATCTATAGTCCTTTTCATTCATCACACGTAAAGCCGTAATTAAATAATGAGCTCAAGCCAAAAACATGGTGATAAATAGGTGATCTCACCGgtcgtcctgcagcagctggcagGCATCGTCCGCCAGACTCATCAGAGACTTCTTCATCTCCCTCTGGAGCTCTTCGTAAATGTCCTGGGAATCTTCCAGGTAACGCCTCCAattttgattgacaggaagGTAGCTCACACCCATCTCCAGCATTCCTGCAAACGTCACTGGATGAGGGCACCTCGTTGAAGATAAAAGCGACGGGAGTCATTATGCAGCACGGTGTACAAATGTCACATTGGATGGACAATCAATTATCAATTGGTTTCAAAAGGAAATAGAAAATGTGCTGACCTCTCCATGAAGAGTGGAAGCTGTTCTGTGAAGACTTGATGTGTGGCTTCGACATCCATGGCGCAATACTGCATTAACTCCTGAAGGGGTCAGCAAAGCcacatgtgtgtgtcagtaCTTCAAGGCAAGTCGATTTAGGATACATTTGGCCTATTAGAAGAGACAATTTGACACAACATTTGTCATGAGCATCTAACCTGGAAGTTGTTCCTGACATCCGTCATGCTGCCCTTCACGAacgtctctctggcctctttctTGAGTGGCGGCCCTCCCACGTACAGAGCATGTACATCAACCAGGTTATTAATGCTGCTAATATTAACCCAGTCCCAGGAGCCGACCTGCACACATAAACATCatcaaaaaacactttcaaaaaaagaatgaaatagtGCATGTTCTAGCTGAAATGTGGTGGAAACCAACCATTGGACCCTCCCTTTTCTGTCCAGCTTTCTTAATGTGGTTCTTGACCTCCTGAAGACCCCTCCTTTTGCCCATCTTGTTGGCCATCCACAGTGTGCGCTGGAACCCGGTCAGACCAGAGATGGCCATGTGGAGGCTCATTGTGTCCATGAAGCGTACCTTAGAACCCTTTAGAGAAGAAAACCCTTTTTCTCTGAACTGTACATCCATGAACACAGGCAGGTATATTGCTCCATGAGATTTATGCAACAAGGATCataacatttagaaaacaggacaaattCCACCAGCCCCTGAAAACTGACCTTCAGTAAGTATTGCTCCTTAATGAAGGATCGGTCAAAACTGACATTATGGCCGACTATGAGCCTCTCCTTCCACTGACCCCCGGGCGGGCGGGCAGAGTTGATAGGCGTCTCTAAGGGGATGAGGTCAGCCAGGGTCAGCTGGTTGGACCAGGAGTACCTCTCTTCTATTAGGCGCTTGCTGCACCAGGAGTACCtggaatggaagaaaaaaaagacgcaACTCTTGGTCTTATATACACCCATATCCATCTATTACACACGCAGTGAGGCTAATAAATCCCGCCCGTTTAACTCTCTTTATATTCCTTGCTCATTTCTCACCAGTTAGTGGGAGACACGGCGACGGCCAACGTGGGACACCGTCCCTCCGTTACGCACACCTCCACGTCAAACACCAGGGCCTCCTCCTCGGGGAAATCCACCTTCTGACTCTGCCCGTCGGGCCCGTAGCGCGTCCATCCCACCTCCCAGCGCCATTCGCGCGGCATGGGAGGGAGATCGGCCAGCTGCAGCTTGGTGGCAGCCTCCAGGTAGGGAAGACTCTGCTTCTGGGCCAGGATGCGAAAGTGCTCGTCAATATCTTTTCCGTGCATTTGGGGCAGCTTCAGCTCCACTTCGGGCAAAAGGGAAATctccttcccccacagctgATGTTTCTGCAGGTGCAGAATGCCGCGCTGCACGTCATCCTCGATGTACTCTGGTTGCAGCCCTCGAAATATCTGGTCGTGGAGGTTCCTCGACAGCATCTGAATTTGAAGAGGGTTGAGGCGGGTCTCCGCGGAGCCCTCGGCCCGAAGAGAGTCCCGTGTGGTGCAGTAGAGCGAGCGTGGACACCTCCATCGAGTAGAGACGAGGGTCCTCCGCAGAGGACTGTGCAACACACGCAGCATCACCTGGTGAGGGACTTCACACTGGAGCTGGAAGACATGGAGATCAATATTTTTGGACGTGGTACTGTTAAGCTCCAAAACTAAACGAGAGGCACAAACTGGGATCAGatgcaaatatatattattagaaAAACTACAACTGTATTAATATAATCTAGAAGACATAATGTAGATACAGATAATGCAATGGCCAGTGCAATAGTGTTCAATGGAGGAAATGTTCTTGTTCAAAGAACAGTGTCAGATATTTCCCTCATATACGGTCAACTTAGTCTAAACTTAAGCATCAACGCAGGGAATAAGTTGCAGGGCTGAACGTTAGCTTGACTTAGCGTAGAGTCACGTGGCGTTAAGATGCACACACGCCTTATTTGGTTTGCTTATTTAAGCCAACGTTATGATTAACCAACTAACGCATGTTTGCCATATTTGAAGGGGAGTGTTACTATTTCGTGACAAGCCAATCTAAATAATATTCCCGTTTAATCCTGCACTCGCTAATTTTGTTAGATGCTGTCGctgaaagcaacaaaaaaaaccaccTTACCCGATAGGTGTCTTTCTGTACAACGCCGACAACGTGTGTACAACCTTCTTCACAACAAACTATTAATTCAGCGTGTTCAAGCCACGAGGAAGTGAATCAAAGGCAAGACGAACCATTAGCGCCTCCACGCGGTCCGGATGACTAAATCGTTTCTAGGAATACAAAGAAATGATAACATGAACAACACGGTTTAGTTGTCTTTTCCTCAATAGGAACATGTAGTATGTGTACGAGTATTTAACAACTAGATATGTTTTTGAAGAAGCAACGGTGAGGCACACTCGTATAATTACTCTTGTTGCGCTGTTCACAACGACTGGCCGCGTGGCCTAATGGataaggcgtctgacttcggatcagaagattgcaggttcgagtcctgccgcGGTCGCTCTTTTACAACATtgcgttttgttttgttatttgaaaatattttagcCCTAATATCGAGGCGGTCATGTCGTCGCCTGTAAATGGCATTGTCATCATTACGGGAGTCCTCTTGACCTTAAAATAATTTTAGCCCGAGCTTCTTGACACGACGGAGCATTTAATGACCGCGGAGGGAGGCTGGGCGTCGGTCTCAATTCACTGCAACACCTGGTTTATTCCATCCCTGCAATACAGCTAACGCTACGCCTTTCCCCGAAAACAGGTCCTCGCGTTGCTTTTCACGTCTGCGATGATGACACCGATGGGCATCACCGTGGTAGCGAAGGCTTTCTGTCTATATACAGTATCGTGGTTATCTGTATCCCATCAAGATGCTGCAGGCTGATTCACTCCGGCTGTGTTTTGTCGTTGCTCCTCAGACTATGGCGGACGACACGGAGGATGTTCAGCTGGACTTTGCTGCCGACGAGCAGGAGAGTGCGCGGAGAAGCGCGGTCATAAGGTGCACTATGGGggctgtgtgtttgcgttgcagagaacattttgtttttgtaaatatggCATCAACAGTGATTTAAGGGACGGCTTCCGACCTCGTCACCACCAGTGTCCTTTAAATGACTCAAAACCTCCATTAGGAATGACCCTCTCTCAGATGTTTACAAGTGgctattttttgtttgtgattcaGAATGAGTCTCGTTGCCTCTTAATGTGCTCAGATGTGTAGATATGCAGTAGCAAATATCACAACTGTCTTCTTGCTTTAAGTATAGAGGCCTTATTGGCATTTTAAGGCTTTAAATCCTTTCTAATCCTTTGCCTTTGATTGCAGACACCCACTCGTCTCCTTTTTCCACCTGTTCTTCCGGGTGGTCGCCATTGTTGCCTATTTACTCTGCGACTGGATCAGCGAGAGCTTTTCCTCATGTTTTGTGCTGATCCTCACTCTGCTCTCTTTCGATTTCTGGTCCGTCAAGGTGAGATGTCATCCAAGTCAGCAGCTGATTCGACTGTGCCTCTCGTGCCTTTCTCGTCTTGTTATGAACTCCAGGACCTTTTTCTTATTTCCCCTTTGATCGCTCCCAATGTCTTGTCCTGGGTTTCAGAATGTGACTGGCAGGCTGCTGGTCGGCCTGCGTTGGTGGAATCAGATTGACGAAGACGGAAAGAGCCTCTGGGTGTTTGAGGCCAAAAAAGTAAGACTTTCTGCAttgaagtgcgtgtgtgtgtgtgtgtgggggcggcgggggggatgGAGGTAATTAACATTTgtgcatccatgtgtgtgtgcaggcctcATTGGGCAAGGACATCGGGACAGAGGCAGAGGCGAGGATTTTTTGGCTGGGTCTCATCATCTGCCCTCTCATATGGACATTGTTCTTCTTcatctcccttttctccctgaAGATTAAATGGCTGGTGAGACACATGCTGCTCGTGTGCAAGCACATTATGATTATAAAACATCCCTCTTTAAATGTATAACCCGTGTGCCTTCCCCAGTCCCTTGTGGTTGCGAGTATTTCCCTCCAAGTGGCTAATCTCTATGGTTACCTACGCTGCAAGGCAGTAGGAGAGGACGGCCAGCCGGCAGACATCCGCTCCTTCTCAGGGCAGCAcctcctgcagcgtgtgagtgacTGACTGCAGCCTTCATCGCTGTTCTGTTAACGTGTCAGAGTTCATTAAAACTGAATATAAACTCACTTGTAATGTGTCCTCTTCCAGCCAGACATCATCTTTGGAATACTATGAAGATGACCTCCTCGTTTACAGCCACTAGGCTGCTGTGAGtctgaaagagagagcgagagagagagaaataaaaaagcagaaCGATGAGAGCTGCCTGATCTCCAAAGTTCCCACAAACTGCATTTACTTAAATGGCTGCATGCCTGGTGCATATAGCACATGCTGCTGACTTCACTTCACATGTTGCCCATGAATCAGTCTGCCTACAATGTCAATAAAGAAACGAGCGCATTTGTATTTGTTCCTACTGTCATTGGTTGAACACCACTTATCTGCAAATACAGTTGACATGAAATAATTCAGAAGCAGTATATTTTTAAGCATATCCTACAAGCTGTGTTTCCAGCTTTTGGTGTAAATTACGTGTGCTGCTTTTAACAAAGCTCTGCTTTAGAGAACACGAGGTCAAGTCTGATGCAACGACCCCAAAGTGTTTTTTCAAaacctgttaaaaaaaacacattacttcCAAAAGTTGCACCAGGAATGCCGTGGAACCTCATTTATTTTAGGCatataaaaaagaatgaatgatgTAAATATCGACAGTTGAGAACTGTTAGGTCTGCGTGTTGTGATGTGCGCCTGAATGCACCACGTgattaaaaaaatcaacaaaggAATAGAAAGCACGAATAAAACAATCTTAGAGTGCAGTtgatttaaaacgttttttttatttgtttgtctttaattaaatattgattAATTTATGTGCAGGACCTAATGCAGATTACAATCTGTCGTTAGTTTGTGTTTCCAAATAGTTTTACACTGACCATGTTCAATGCAATTCTCATCCACTAATTATTTCTGCCTAATTGACAGaccattacatttaaaaaacaatatggGTGGTTTTGCTGTCCAACCCTCAACTGGAATAAAAACGTATTCAGACTACCCGTTATGAGAAAAAGTTCAAATTGCCTTTATTGCTCAATTTAGAGAAACTATTAACAGTATTGTATTTTACTTTCTGCTAAGGTTTGCTATTAAAATGGGCTAATACGCATAACGGAACGACtcaaatgcattttaatttacTTCCAGCCGGTtttacacacacagtaaaatcctttagaaaaacaattttatCTTGCCGGTACAGATTTGGAGGGAACTGATCACACAGTCTGCTTGTCCGTGGCCCCTGACCTTCACATACAAACGGATCGGAGCTCAAAGATCCTCTATTGATGAAGAGGACTCACTCCTGTTTCTAGTCTGCGACAACCtgtcacagcaaacacacactataGGGCGGGAAGTATATGTGCCGTGCACTCTCTGTGCACGCTTACCGCCACACAAAGGCCATGGTAAGTAACTTCATAGTAACTTCTGTTATGAAAATATGAATCCGTAGCAATTTATCGGCACTAAAAACCATGTTGGCCTCCGCTGCACGTGGCGTTGCTGATCTTTCAATTTGTGCGTCTAACACGGCAGTGGGAccattcattttcaaacataaatcaggAGGTATGTAAAATTGTTTTtctgaggagctgcagaggcaaTTAGCTGGGTTCTTGAATTGTAAAAATAGGTCCACCTTTTTGATTGCTTTTATAAAATATTAGATCACAATGTGGTCTGATTGGAGTCTATATGCATATAACATCATCATAACTTCTAAAATGTTCACGAGAACTGGGTAAACCGGGGAATATTTGACAATAAACGGCGGTTTGTCCCTAACATTGCTACGCCATGTCGATAACCAAAAGTGTCACCATCAACCAAGCAGCGGAGTGTAGTCGCGGCGGTGAAGAAACACCACAAAAAGCCAGAGTGAGACGTCTCTCGCGCACTCTGCGGCGCGGCGGGCCCTGTGATTGGTCCGGCTCCGGGTATGACGTCAGTGCGGGAGCGAGTAGAGGAAGCGCGCAGCCTGGAGGAGAGGCAGAAGCTGGAGGACTGAGGATGCGAGCGGACTCACCTGAGAGCAGACTCGCGCGgaccctctgtctctctcacaagGGCCCGATGTCCACGCAGAGGAGGAGCCGTGTGGGACAATTGGTTGCGACCTTTAAGTGGAGGACATTTCTCCCCAGAGTCCGCTTTGCCTACGGAAGAGGTAAGAGATGCTGTGGAGACGCACGGCGTTTGCTTTTTGGACCTCTTGTCATGCCGCGTCCATGTGATGCACACGCAGGGCTGTGCACGGGATGCATGTTAAGTCTGACTTTTAGAcattcactttttgtttttcgtTAAGTAACGTGTTTTTGAACCGATCATTTAAAACGAGGGCACGTGTTTGGTCCCCTTGTTCTTTAAAACGCCAGAATATTTCAGCGCGCTCTTCGGTCTGTTATTATCATCAGTAGTAAATTGGCTCCTGTAATAGCTCATGCGGATGATCGTTGAGATGTGAAATAGTCTAGTTCCAGCAGAAGTAGGCCAATCGCAGCTCTCATTAAAAGTCGGGGATCCGTTGCCCCTTCGGGAGCAAAAGAGAGCCGGGGGCGAATTAAAGCATCTTAAAGCCCGGCTCAATTCACATTTAGTAGATTTTAAACAAAACGAAAAACTGGGCCAGCTGTTGATCTCAGACCGCCACATCTGCTCTTCCTTCACATGTCATGTACATGTGTTCAGGCCGCCCGGTTTGGTCACACCGACCTTTCGTGATCATCCAATGACGTCAAAAACGCAGAACATGTACAAGTTCGAATGCTTGTATCTGATTTTACGGCAGTGAATCTGCTTGTAAAAGAGATTAGTTGGTCCAGCGGGTAGTTTTGCACATTTACAGGCCTGCAGTAAAAAGGAACAGTGTGACATctgaaatagattttttttcttctctcaattCAACTGAACACGTGATTCGCTGCTTGCATTTCTGATGCTTCCCTCATCAGTTTAAACGGCATTAATAAACATTCAGAATGAATACTGCACACGCTGTCAATGATGTAACACTATGTTCCGATATTTAAATATACTCGAGTGTCAATCGCGAGGCGTGCCGATGCAACGTGCCTCCCACACACCCGTACATGCAAAAGACTGATTTCCTATTATTACTAAATctttaaataatcattttatgTTTTCGAAGACTTTAACATGTGGATTAAAACGAGGCAGTGATCAGTAGGCCTTTAGCCAGACTCCTGATCACGACAGGGAGTATTTGGATCTTCTTTAAACAACGCAAGATGTGTTAAAGTGCAACACACGTGATCAGTCTCCTCCTGTCACATGGTGTCCGGCTGCTGTCATCCTCAGTGGCCCGCAAGTCCAATAAAACACgctggaaatgtgtgtgtgtgttttttttaataatttaatttatatttaagGCCTACTTCTTCATCCTGCTTCTAGATCCCGTCAGCATGGCGTCGGGCTTCATCGGAGCGCGAGAGGGggtctgtttctgtctttggTTATCTAGCTGTATGAGTTTTAAATGCCTGTCATAAAGCTAGATAACCGAAAGTAGAAATGACTCCCGGAACGTTGTGTTCATCCCCGAAAGACGCGGGACTCCTCGAGCTTCCAACTGGGAAAAAGGTGAGGAAATcgttttgctttgtgtgtgtgtgtttttttaagtttgataaaatataaaatgaaacaattagCATTAAATAATCCCAAATTGATACAAAACTTGTGTATATTACATTCGCTTTTATAAATAGCTTCATCAGttaatttttctatattctttttctttttttaataagtaTACACACATTTCCAGAGCTTTTTGCAGAACAAAATGTTTAGCTTCAGCAATATCAGTCATGTtggtctgaagaaaacaaaaataccgTTGagaaatttgaagaaaaaaaagttatcccAGGATGTCATTAATGGCTTTAGAGTAGTAgacgttgtttgtttgtctttctatCTCAATCCACTTTATTTTAAGGATTCAGTACATGAGGTCCTTGTACAAAGGGGCCCTCAGTGTTTGCTGTCCATTCAGGCCCTCTGCAACGTGGTGCTGCATGTTAAACGGGTCGCTCCGCTGGAGGGGAACAGCACGGACCCCGACCGTTTTGTTTTCATCCCGTGGAAGAAGAAGATCAAATTGAATAATGCATGCACAGAGTTCATATTACGTCatagtgtgtcttttttctcACAGGAGACATTTAACTTGTCACAGAGGGGGAAGCACAGGTGTCACCAGTAACACTTAACAGAGGCTCTGTTCTATTTCCATGTAAGTCACGACAATGTGACCGTGAGCCGTCGTGCAGCTAAATCGGCCATCTTTAATTGGGCCACGGGGACATGTGTCTTCTGGCGGTGGGGGGTTCCTGCTCACCTGTagtaagttaaaaaaacaaaaacaaacaggactTCAGGACTTCTCTCTGGGACCCCTGGGGgctcctctctgtcctgccatccattttttttttactatcttTTGGATTTATACTTCGCATTTAACGTGGTATTTATTACTTTAATCGTTTGGAAGACTCATTTCTGTTTATTCTATATTTAAATCTCACCTGTGCGACGTTGCTtgtagaagaaagaaaagggacgCCACCGCTTTGTCCGTGCGGCACTAATGTCTCCGCCTGTTAACGCAGTCAAGTGCTGGAgcaacctacacacacacacacacacacacacacacacacacacacacacacacacacacacacacagggataaAAAAGACACTTGGCGTCTGCATTTAAAGCTGTAGCTAATCTCAAGGCCTTTGGGACACATTGTGTCGTGGCTGAATGAGACGGGCCAGGGCCGTCCTGCAGACAGGATCTGAGTTTTTGAACTTGGCACTTCAGTGCGGCGCACATACGCTCGGCCCGCAGAATGCCACCAAAAGCCTAAATGGCACCAAAGTGAGATGAGTTTTCATTCACCCTCTCAACCTATCGCAGCAGAGCTCGCCGTCGAACCGGGCAAATTGCTTCGCTTCACAGTGATTTATGTGAAAAAAGCCGTCAGTCCAAGTCTCTGCCCGAGCTTCCCGCTGTCGGGGCGTGCCAGCACGCCGCCGTTCCTCAGTGAAGAGGAGTAACAACACTTGAGGCCTTATTTATGGGATAGTCAGGGCGTTCCTGTTGCAACCTGcattgttttttgtgctttgactttaagcaaaaacacacactcatgcacgcaCAAAAACTTAACAAGGGGACTGGCCGTTAATGGAGAAAAGCTGGCAGagatttaaaggtttttaataACTTTACAAGCACATCTCAGTGCAAATGTGAAGCGTTACAGGTCTAAAGAAAGCAAAGTTACTATTTAGCCTGTGTTTAGCTATGCTGATGACTGAAAGTGCAAATGTGTTTCTCCTGTTTCACTCCTTGGTTTTCTCCCTTCCGTCCGCTCTCTTTTTACAGGCTTCCAATATACGACATTGAATGATCGTGGATCCCTGAAAAGAGGCTCGAGCCATcgttgaaagaaaaggaagcGAGAGCTGAGGGGAAAACGGTCGGTCCGGAATtgctacctcctcctcctcctccgcccccatTAGTCGTCCTTTTTGCCCAAGAGCCTCTAATGCCATCTGTGCTGCCAacgggggttggaggggggggggctgcccgTGCCAGGACGCGGACAAAGACCCTTCCGGATCCCCGGAGCACGGGCACGCTCAGAGGAGCCATCTTGGGGAGATGTTGCCGCGACACCTAAAATGGCAGGCTGGCACACCGAGGTGAGCGGCACCACGGTTTCCTGCCCGGGTACCAGTGGGGATGGCGGTGGGCAGCGgggagtgcggggggggggggggcgtttgatGGGGGATGGGGGCAGGAGGAAGGACGAGGGAAATAAGATgagtttcctctttcctccccagTCACACATggcctcccccttttctcttccatCTTCTGCTTCTGCTAATTAGCAGTTAAGGGGTGATTCGAGGGAGGCGGGTGAGGGAAGGGTGGTGGTAGTTGGTGctgggagaggggggtggaggggttggggggctgGGTAGCAAACAAAATTAATGAGCTGGCACTGGTTGAAGGAAACCTGCCATCCTCCCTTGTCATGGTGGTTCTTTACTCCGCGATGGAAGCCAGGCGATGGCGTACATTTTATTTCCACCCGACAAACCTTGTGGATGAATTCATGCAaaactgcttttattgtgtGATTTACATTATGGTGTTTAGTATTATCTTGTCTTAATGTTCTCAGGTGAATTCTGTAGAGGAGGCGACACTGAGATAATAACTATTTGGgtaattgcatttttatttttttattagtagAACCATTACAGTTTTAGATTTAGTTTACTTTatgaacaaatgtgttttagctCACAAAGCAGCTGTAGTGATGTCAGGACGGACAATTTTCAGGACAGTTTGAGGGCTTTAAATGGCATTTTTGATGGAGTTAAATTACCGGATATATTTAGTATCTCAAATCATCTCTGCAATTATTCCTAAACGTTTCATGACTGCAACTCCATTCGTATAACTCCGCTACTGCAACGGCACGCACGGCAGACacagaaaatgtcaaat
The DNA window shown above is from Gasterosteus aculeatus chromosome X, fGasAcu3.hap1.1, whole genome shotgun sequence and carries:
- the LOC120808813 gene encoding Golgi apparatus membrane protein TVP23 homolog A isoform X1; this encodes MMTPMGITVTMADDTEDVQLDFAADEQESARRSAVIRHPLVSFFHLFFRVVAIVAYLLCDWISESFSSCFVLILTLLSFDFWSVKNVTGRLLVGLRWWNQIDEDGKSLWVFEAKKASLGKDIGTEAEARIFWLGLIICPLIWTLFFFISLFSLKIKWLSLVVASISLQVANLYGYLRCKAVGEDGQPADIRSFSGQHLLQRPDIIFGIL
- the LOC120808813 gene encoding Golgi apparatus membrane protein TVP23 homolog A isoform X2, which gives rise to MADDTEDVQLDFAADEQESARRSAVIRHPLVSFFHLFFRVVAIVAYLLCDWISESFSSCFVLILTLLSFDFWSVKNVTGRLLVGLRWWNQIDEDGKSLWVFEAKKASLGKDIGTEAEARIFWLGLIICPLIWTLFFFISLFSLKIKWLSLVVASISLQVANLYGYLRCKAVGEDGQPADIRSFSGQHLLQRPDIIFGIL